In a genomic window of Plasmodium malariae genome assembly, chromosome: 4:
- the PmUG01_04022900 gene encoding 3'exoribonuclease, putative: MSNYRAPLPHYNFRSKTEKIDEEFLKSGIFKRINSRENNEIRDMFIKLGEDGYSDASCFYSLGNTKVLTLIYGPKPDSKNATYDKGKVFLEIKSLSMNAFGTTDKSDEDIKNLLIECISSIILLERYPQCSINIRCLIVQNDGGCLSATLTCISLALTKAQIQMRDLIISININSLICPNTRRVFHLVDLDALEEKYYGSKCQMNTITLGICLNLRTVCFFHGTGSFFNDKNLAQIIGYAESACRSLGCEIKKTLKNCILKKKESLSP, from the exons atgtcgAACTATAGGGCTCCTTTGCCCCATTACAATTTTAGGAGTAAAACAGAAAAGATCGATGAAGAATTCCTTAAGAGcggaatatttaaaagaataaacagTCGTgagaataatgaaataagaGACATGT TTATAAAATTAGGAGAGGATGGGTATTCGGACGCTTCTTGTTTTTACTCCTTAGGAAATACAAAAGTTTTAACCTTAAT ATATGGACCTAAGCCTGACTCGAAGAATGCAACTTATGATAAGGGAAAAgtttttttagaaattaaAAGTCTGAGTATGAATGCTTTTGGGACAACCGATAAg AGTGATGaagacataaaaaatttgttaataGAGTGTATATCAAGCATTATCTTGTTAGAAAGGTACCCGCAATGTTCTATTAATATAAGATGTTTAATAGTTCAGAATGATGGAG GATGTCTAAGTGCCACCTTAACGTGCATATCTCTTGCTTTGACCAAAGCCCAAATACAAATGCGGGACCTTATAATATCTATAAATATA AATTCTTTAATATGTCCAAACACAAGAAGAGTTTTTCACCTTGTGGACCTCGATGCATTA GAGGAAAAATACTATGGGAGCAAATGCCAAATGAACACAATAACTCTGGGTATTTGCTTAAATTTAAGGACTGTTTGCTTTTTTCATGGAACGGGTAGTTTCTTTAATGACAAAAATTTAGCGCAg ATAATTGGTTATGCTGAATCTGCGTGTAGGTCATTAGGatgtgaaataaaaaaaactttaaaaaattgcattctaaaaaagaaagagtCCTTATCTCCTTGA
- the PmUG01_04022700 gene encoding conserved protein, unknown function → MYFKIFYEKFKNEFTYLREENEELPDLLTCDKPNSMENDTIVRRIPKVILQRVEEQNAEYTKENNIHVKVEKVRNMFINANKCTYEMIKCKMDGKFWNFLLSHYIEKDIKISSNSWLFNEYYFYQYINCAYDFENSNYDVFQYEKNDSINCNRPVIEEICTCAKRLIEIYNRNEEKKIFCIFFYFALWSNQFDLSWNPTKNKTEQHKTDEKDIKNKTLREKQFYFNVDNIDKLHNSFYLENILSNDVDDLYKDIATPAMKWKRFDIVLDNMGVEFITDLCLLYFLTRYFDAVTIHVKKCPLFVSDTMAKDVHYALDRLCSDERYPNTVFMAKMWKELINAQKWKIRDDIYWNMPLPYWVMSTSLLDELKQSNFVCFKGDANYRRCLGDLNFNFSEPHKNVLGYFPFRVIALRCLKSPLCCGVEKSIVEELNKRSSDWSNYGEYAILQYFSP, encoded by the exons atgtattttaaaattttttatgagaaatttaaaaatgagtTTACCTACCTCCGGGAAGAAAATGAAGAGTTACCTGACCTCTTAACGTGTGACAAGCCAAATTCGATG GAAAATGATACAATAGTTCGAAGGATACCAAAAGTAATTCTGCAGCGGGTTGAAGAACAGAACGCAGAGTACAcgaaagaaaataatattcatgTGAAAGTAGAAAAAGTGAGAAACATGTTTATTAACGCAAATAAGTGTACAtatgaaatgataaaatgtAAGATGGATGGGAAATTTtggaattttttattatcccattatattgaaaaagaCATAAAAATCTCGAGTAATTCTTGGCTTTTTAAtgagtattatttttaccaatatataaattgtgCTTATGATTTTGAAAATTCCAATTATGATGTTTTtcaatatgaaaaaaatgattcaATAAATTGTAACAGACCAGTAATAGAagaaatatgtacatgtgcaaAGAGGTTAATCgagatatataatagaaatgaagaaaaaaaaattttttgtatctttttttattttgcattatGGTCAAATCAATTTGATCTCAGTTGGAACCCCACGAAAAACAAAACAGAACAACATAAGACGGATGAAAAGGACATAAAGAACAAAACGTTAAGGGAAAAACAATTTTACTTCAATGTAGATAATATTGACAAACTGCACAATAGTTTTTATTTGGAAAATATACTATCTAATGATGTAGATGATCTTTACAAAGATATAGCTACACCG GCCATGAAATGGAAAAGGTTCGACATAGTTTTAGACAACATGGGTGTTGAGTTCATAACGGACTTATgccttttatattttctaactCGTTACTTTGACGCAGTTACTATTCACGTGAAGAAATGCCCGCTCTTTGTATCAGACACAATGGCAAAGGATGTTCATTACGCGCTAGATCGTCTATGTTCCGATGAACGG TACCCCAACACGGTGTTTATGGCCAAAATGTGGAAGGAGTTAATAAACGCGCAGAAGTGGAAAATTAGG GATGATATATACTGGAATATGCCCCTGCCATATTGGGTTATGTCTACGAGTTTACTGGATGAGCTAAAACAAAGTAATTTCGTTTGTTTCAAGGGTGATGCAAATTATAGGAGGTGCTTAGGAGATTTAAACTTCAACTTTTCGGAACCCCACAAAAATGTATTGGGTTATTTTCCCTTCAGAGTTATCGCGTTACGCTGTTTGAAGTCCCCCTTGTG TTGCGGCGTTGAAAAAAGCATTGTTGAGGAGTTGAATAAAAGAAGCAGCGACTGGAGTAACTACGGCGA ATATGCCATTTTGCAGTACTTTTCACCCTAA
- the PmUG01_04023000 gene encoding phospholipase A2, putative, whose product MNDDDGKVYIYSDLFTANFSDDEKDDDYDTYEKEKKKKISSEDDALKNGENEYSRLRAENSTILNNYFNNENIKNFNNNNHMNSTRHDEVTIFPTNKCYSVNLFDGELVENRHTIKLKKAGFYCICLENYNSSKWDGIYLGLSKIQVELNYKLLLPNDNNSEQFEGSNNYVNKEMIDNYKKEMVHSDEEENNIIIKQVPSPLSSLNDEINEICKYNLEQTNIMVDETSDKQKKCNNKFKTKNANYYGPFMAANKYGSSVFDDNNNSTETFTCTFNNEDQIRVPSKKKKYIYLFNKTENTLLDITVQTYMSLGMSVLCKYGLLYCGKYNQNPRDPYVPFRKPVSILSLDAGGILSLSTLIVLSRIENEIRKEIGSNDVKLIDCFDMICGTSAGGLISLMLLREVGLQEIMELVPNILEKAFEGSRNIISGILFEGYDINNVKDLFMKHIGSNFMASYKNIYCFVTATDVKHNPYKLFLLRNYTHKYNAINGESYEGINKVPLWLAAWATASAPTYLKGPSAQDIKKLGFNIKPEIHLVDGALKASNPSLIALEECARLNNKNLSSFIKEDLDTLVSIGTGKSPTKLTQSDFSGKSASTFEILINSTHLLSRANDTHRELLQWLSDRENTYFRFNVPNIGDINIDSQDVRDFDLIAKATRDYLFDEKYYEIKRLAHKLANNYIRSKYL is encoded by the exons atgaatgatgATGATGGGAAGGTTTACATATACTCAGACTTATTTACTGCAAACTTTAGCGATGATGAAAAAGATGATGATTATGAtacatatgaaaaagaaaaaaaaaaaaaaatttctagtGAAGATGATGCATTGAAAAATGGTGAAAATGAATATAGTAGACTTCGAGCAGAAAATTCTaccattttaaataattattttaataatgaaaatattaaaaattttaataataataatcatatgAACAGTACACGGCATGATGAAGTTACAATATTTCCAACAAACAAATGTTACTCggttaatttatttgatgGTGAATTAGTGGAAAACAGGCATACGATCAAATTGAAGAAGGCAGGTTTTTACTGTATCTGCCTGGAGAACTATAACAGT AGTAAGTGGGATGGCATTTACTTAGGCTTGTCGAAAATTCAAGTGGAGCTAAACTACAAATTGCTGTTACCAAATGACAACAACTCGGAGCAGTTTGAAGGAAGTAACAATTATGTGAACAAAGAAATGATAGATAACTACAAGAAAGAAATGGTACATAGTGATGAAGAGGAAAATAACATCATAATTAAACAAGTGCCTAGTCCCCTTTCCAGtttaaatgatgaaataaatgaaatatgtaaatataacttAGAACAAACGAATATAATGGTAGACGAAACATCCgataaacagaaaaaatgtaacaaCAAATTTAAAACGAAAAATGCAAATTATTATGGTCCATTTATGGCAGCGAATAAATATGGTTCTTCTGTGTTTGATGATAATAACAACAGCACTGAAACATTTACGTGCACTTTTAATAATGAAGATCAAATTAGAGTTCCGTcaaagaagaagaaatatatttatttatttaacaagACGGAAAATACATTACTCGACATAACTGTTCAGACTTATATGTCCCTCGGCATGAGCGTCTTGTGCAAATATGGGCTACTCTACTGCGGGAAATACAACCAAAATCCTCGTGACCCCTATGTGCCCTTTAGAAAACC GGTTTCCATTTTGTCCCTGGACGCGGGAGGAATATTGTCCTTGTCCACCTTGATAGTACTGAGCCGAATAGAAAACGAAATAAGGAAAGAGATCGGAAGTAACGATGTGAAGTTAATTGACTGTTTTGATATGATTTGTGGGACGAGTGCAGGGGGATTGATTAGCTTGATGTTGCTGAGAGAAGTAGGTTTGCAAGAAATTATGGAACTTGTTCCAAATATCTTGGAAAAAGCATTTGAAGGAagtagaaatattatttcagGAATATTATTTGAAGGATATGATATAAACAATGTGAAAGACCTTTTTATGAAACATATAGGAAGTAACTTTATGGCatcttataaaaatatatattgttttgtAACAGCAACAGACGTGAAGCATAATCcgtataaattatttttattaaggaattatacacataaatataatgctATAAATGGAGAGTCATATGAAGGAATTAATAAAGTTCCATTATGGTTAGCTGCCTGGGCAACAGCATCAGCACCAACATATTTAAAAGGACCAAGTGCacaagatataaaaaaattaggttttaatataaaaccAGAAATACATTTAGTTGATGGAGCTTTGAAAGCTAGTAATCCATCACTTATCGCTTTAGAAGAATGTGCaagattaaataataaaaatttatcatcATTTATTAAGGAAGATTTAGATACCTTAGTTTCTATTGGAACAGGGAAATCTCCAACAAAGCTGACTCAGTCAGATTTTAGTGGAAAATCAGCGTCAACatttgaaattttaataaattccACACATTTGTTATCTAGAGCAAATGATACACATAGGGAGCTTTTGCAATGGCTGTCTGATAGAGAAAATACCTATTTTAGGTTTAATGTGCCAAATATAggtgatataaatatagacaGTCAAGATGTTAGAGATTTCGATCTAATTGCAAAAGCAACACGCGATTACTTATTTGATGAAAAGTATTACGAGATAAAAAGATTGGCGCATAAGCTAGCCAATAATTACATCCGTTCCAAGtacctttaa
- the PmUG01_04022500 gene encoding transporter, putative, with translation MFKQLKSNFTKASNEQSDIDGKNAGSMDSEKVSIKKIRAMLYEESMHFSEHNTYYKSSNLQNYNNIDAYMDRIKKSNYARSYEQENIYNEALNLYNNRNVYIKKKYLNDFYSNIKRNLYKSQYFGDYEDDMEQEQHTDGRQAHQQQPQQLEQLEHQGEKDEGIADKERKEGDDEASAFLVAKESIVERKIYEYLYKERKREQLMMFNEKYKDLFRGSRGNLKNGNEMNGSRKILRRHDSVSYAFMMTNNGGYNSGNNNISNDISSNENRDNNNIGYSSIGNNTGNSNIGNNNIGYNGIGNNTGNSNIGNNNNTNILADLRELHSMSDSNSYKSEKEENFLETLIKLRYTPEHISQLSDLFENPKTLKKVNMKILRWLDYQLINGYWLERLSLFLLGLTIAIGVGNIETFWCLMSTWHGVIFVLPYILCYSFVCHPILSFELYIGQLVRASSPFIFYKLLKQCASVGFLMVLTCLINSYINTYRISAEYFIYLINSFKRELPWKLNQSEIQFCTNFKDDFLSCHKYRPLCLFSKNTSSCVPNSLGKAFLIYHNKFFPKNRLYEHLLHIDNSKNYVHIFSNGNSYIDKDTFICLFICNFLVTIFQLCGLTHFAFSSALVLLLIGCLSVTQFASMFNLSSAFQAYSQVLKSWEFSYLYTYSSIWSQCVSFALYELSIGMGIYSSLATKTRIGTNLTLDGYAITVWNSIISSLMFFSAVSVIGFIAKSINSNFMDMLEFSRKDCSFILFPVGFTYLQKMEKTLCMLYYGSYTILSCATLAIQCEVLVMTIRDFKFTKNVKKRTIILSLSLLFFFSSFFISNIDSKNVIWFLSFTISENGRVFVSLMICIILGWLYNIEAQFKGLTTRSVLTFNITYWTLNLFFSLLFNYLPYHVYVLYMIRLAIFLVSTLVALLVLKMEVAQKKGQLEHIYNKLTYKKLLYVLYLGNIEVLRKELQRIISGTLFMGSISIMWSICIKYIGTSILLSAFIEFADGIFYSNELRRKVKIIPKGWIIFSILFWVFTFLLLFLFPFFANVFERLCTYEDYFADFSLLPSKPLKETQNFNILMYFYEFRKFKDTKKAKKKKISIN, from the exons ATGTTTAAACAACTCAAGTCAAATTTCACCAAAGCGAGCAACGAGCAGTCAGATATTGATGGAAAGAATGCGGGTTCCATGGATTCGGAAAAAGtgtctattaaaaaaataagagcaATGTTATATGAGGAGTCAATGCATTTTAGCGAACACAACACATATTATAAGAGTTCAAACCTTCagaattataataacataGATGCTTATATGGATAGAATAAAGAAGTCCAATTATGCGAGGAGTTATGAACAAGAGAACATATACAACGAAgctttaaatttatataataatagaaatgtgtatataaaaaaaaagtatttgaACGATTTCTACTCAAACATAAAGAGAAATCTCTACAAGAGTCAATACTTCGGCGATTACGAGGATGATATGGAGCAGGAACAGCACACGGATGGACGGCAGGCACACCAGCAACAGCCGCAACAGCTGGAACAGCTGGAACATCAGGGAGAAAAAGATGAGGGCATAGCAGATAAGGAGCGGAAGGAAGGGGATGATGAGGCGTCTGCATTCTTAGTAGCTAAGGAAAGTATTgttgaaagaaaaatatacgaATATCTGTATAAGGAGCGGAAGAGAGAGCAGCTGATGATGTTCAATGAAAAGTATAAAGATCTATTTCGAGGGTCTAGGggaaatttgaaaaatgggAATGAAATGAATGGTAGTCGGAAGATATTACGTCGACACGACAGTGTTTCCTATGCATTTATGATGACAAACAATGGTGGTTATAACAGCGGCAACAATAACATAAGCAATGATATCAGCAGCAATGAGAACAGAGACAATAACAACATAGGTTATAGCAGCATAGGCAATAACACAGGTAATAGTAACATAGGCAATAACAACATAGGCTATAACGGCATAGGCAATAACACAGGTAATAGTAACATAggcaataacaataacacgAATATTCTGGCCGATTTAAGGGAATTGCACAGCATGAGCGATTCGAATAGCTACAAAAGCGAAAAGGAGGAAAATTTTTTGGAAACACTGATAAAGTTAAGATATACGCCTGAGCATATATCTCAACTCAGTGATCTCTTTGAAAATCCAAAGACACTAAAGAAGGtcaatatgaaaatattaagatgGCTCGACTATCAATTAATTAATGGTTACTGGTTAGAACgtttatcattatttctgTTAGGGTTAACTATAGCTATAGGAGTAGGAAACATCGAAACATTTTGGTGTTTAATGTCAACATGGCATGGTGTTATATTCGTTTTGCCATACATTCTTTGTTATTCTTTTGTTTGTCATCCTATATTATcttttgaattatatataggaCAGTTGGTTAGAGCATCATctccatttattttttataagctTTTAAAACAGTGTGCTTCAGTAGGTTTTCTAATGGTATTAACCTGTTTAATAAATAGTTACATTAACACATACAGGATATCAGCTGAATATTTCATCTATCtgattaattcttttaaaagaGAATTACCATGGAAATTAAATCAAAGTGAAATACAGTTTTGCACAAATTTTAAAGATGATTTTCTAAGTTGTCATAAGTATAGACCATTATGTTTGTTTTCTAAAAATACATCTTCTTGTGTACCTAATAGTTTAGGCAAAGCTTTCCttatttatcataataaattttttccaaaaaatcgtttatatgaacatttattacatattgaTAATAGTAAAAACTATGTTCATATCTTTTCTAATGGGAATTCTTATATAGACAAAGACACTTTTATAtgcttatttatttgtaattttcttGTTACTATATTTCAATTGTGTGGACTCACTCATTTTGCTTTCTCCTCAGCACTCGTACTCCTCTTGATAGGATGCTTGTCCGTCACTCAGTTTGCCTCCATGTTCAACTTGAGCAGCGCTTTCCAGGCTTATTCCCAAGTTCTCA AGTCGTGGGAATTTTCGTATCTGTATACCTACTCGTCCATTTGGTCCCAGTGCGTCTCCTTCGCCCTTTATGAGTTGTCCATCGGCATGGGGATCTACTCCTCACTAGCCACAAAGACGAG AATTGGAACCAATTTGACCCTAGACGGATATGCCATTACCGTGTGGAATTCAATCATTTCCTCCCTTATGTTTTTTTCTGCAG TCTCTGTCATCGGCTTCATCGCGAAGAGCATAAATTCGAACTTCATGGACATGCTCGAGTTTTCAAGGAAGGACTGCTCGTTCATTCTTTTCCCAGTTGGTTTTACGTATCTTCAGAAGATGGAG AAAACGCTGTGCATGTTGTACTATGGCTCCTACACCATCCTGTCATGTGCTACCCTCGCTATACAATGTGAAGTGCTAGTTATGACTATAAGGGATTTCAAGTTTAcgaaaaatgtaaagaaaaGAACGATAATTTTATCCTTATCActgttatttttcttttcctccttttttatttcgaaCATTGATTCGAAGAATGTTATTTGGTTTCTGTCTTTCACTATTTCGGAAAACGGACGAGTGTTCGTTTCTCTTATGATATGCATCATACTGGGATGGCTCTATAATATCGAAGCACAGTTTAAGGGTCTGACAACCAGAA GTGTTCTAACATTCAACATTACCTACTGGACCTTGAACTTGTTCTTCAGCCTTTTATTCAATTACTTACCTTATCatgtttatgttttatatatgattagACTAGCTATATTTCTAGTAAGTACTCTAGTTGCACTGCTAGTTTTAAAAATGGAGGTTGCTCAGAAGAAAGGACAGTTGGAGCATATTTACAATAAACTTACTTATaag aAACTTTTGTATGTGTTATACTTGGGGAATATTGAGGTCCTACGAAAGGAACTACAGCGAATCATAAGTGGAACCTTATTTATGGGAAGTATATCAATAATGTGGTCTATTTGTATAAAGTATATAGGGACCTCTATCTTACTTTCTGCTTTTATCGAATTTGCTGATGGTATTTTTTACAGTAATGAATTAAGGCGTAAGGTCAAAATTATACCAAAGGGTTggattattttttccattttgtttTGGGTCTTCACCTTCCTCCTTTTGTTCCTTTTCCCGTTTTTTGCGAAT GTATTCGAAAGGTTGTGCACCTATGAGGACTACTTTGCGGATTTCTCTTTGCTGCCATCGAAACCTTTAAAGGAAACCCAGAACTTCAACATTCTcatgtatttttatgaatttagaaaatttaaggacacaaaaaaagcaaaaaagaaaaaaatatcaattaaTTAG
- the PmUG01_04022600 gene encoding conserved Plasmodium protein, unknown function — MNVSITVKGSLLSSSSSEMGRYPQKRSGASALYKTKLKKENSDKRKIKNIVKKENKSGSKKLTDSSSLMSFEKRNSIKHFKEIMNNEREEIAKKNKISQRNIITNKYNLKKPSSYKSSIINRLDSKNTFNDSSSKNSEKKKTYVHQGTGSKLVKNITKLNEQSEDMKKSLHGFSNKTPNKTPNKTPNNTPNNTPNNTPNIAPNIAPNIAPNIAPNNAPNNAPNIINLRKNKTNASPDLNSAANKKNYKLGKFLTQSEKFIKKKKNKIIKNFVGLKKNMDITKDGNIGRLDKEGSTQNEGGKKKKKKQSQEKQQQQQQQQKQKQKQKQKQRGDSMLSHDQYNDGATSSPEKNDELSKLRRSEEAKEQMNKRDRTNDDDHENEKEQMQKEQKQREETSSYGNPYTFRGDVKDPYFTKGVYEDSNDIFKGEQQCYNGIKITKSLLPGYKSVTFDGINKDEKENCFTTSTNNFKQNKMFTPNSFYPAYNYIPHPNNNIINNAFYLRNHVILNNSLYTSSDTTRGSIYHQYNIAVAYPYGVPFINLKSEKNNKTTWRWQDDNKNVAKGYEGVTN, encoded by the coding sequence ATGAATGTGAGTATTACAGTAAAGGGAAGTTTGTTGTCTAGCTCGAGTAGCGAAATGGGCAGGTATCCACAGAAAAGAAGTGGAGCTAGTGCATTATATAAAaccaaattaaaaaaagaaaattcagataagaggaaaataaaaaatatagtaaaaaaagaaaataagagTGGAAGTAAAAAACTAACTGATTCTTCTTCACTCATGtcttttgaaaaaagaaatagcataaaacattttaaagaaattatgaATAACGAAAGGGAAGAAAtagctaaaaaaaataaaatttcacaaagaaatattattactaataaatacaatttaaaaaaacccAGTTCGTATAAATCAAGTATTATAAATAGACTCGATTcgaaaaatacatttaatgaCAGTAGCTCGAAGAAttctgaaaaaaagaaaacttaTGTACACCAAGGTACTGGCAGCAAGttggtaaaaaatattacaaaattaaatgaacaGTCAGAAGACATGAAAAAAAGTCTACATggtttttcaaataaaactCCAAATAAAACTCCAAATAAAACTCCAAATAATACTCCAAATAATACTCCAAATAATACTCCAAATATTGCTCCAAATATTGCTCCAAATATTGCTCCAAATATTGCTCCAAATAATGCTCCAAATAATGCCccaaatattattaatctaagaaaaaataaaacaaatgcTTCACCAGATTTAAACTCAGctgcaaataaaaaaaattacaagcTAGGAAAATTCTTAACACAGTCagaaaaattcataaaaaaaaaaaaaaacaaaataatcaaaaattttgttggcttaaaaaaaaatatggatatAACAAAAGATGGTAATATAGGAAGGTTAGACAAGGAAGGCAGTACGCAAAACgaaggaggaaaaaaaaaaaaaaagaaacaaagcCAGGAGAAACAGCAACAGCAACAGCAACAACAGAAACAAAAACAGAAACAGAAACAGAAACAACGGGGTGATAGCATGCTCTCGCACGATCAGTACAACGATGGAGCGACATCATCGccagaaaaaaatgatgagCTGTCGAAACTGCGAAGGAGTGAAGAAGCAAAGGAGCAAATGAACAAAAGGGATAGAACTAATGATGATGATCATGAGAACGAAAAGGAGCAAATgcaaaaagaacaaaagcAACGTGAAGAAACATCTAGCTATGGTAACCCATATACATTCAGGGGGGATGTTAAGGATCCTTATTTTACAAAAGGGGTGTATGAAGACTCTAATGACATATTTAAAGGAGAACAACAGTGTTATAATGGAATTAAAATAACCAAGAGTTTATTACCAGGTTACAAAAGCGTAACATTTGAtggaataaataaagatgaaaaagaaaattgttTTACCACTTCgacaaataattttaaacaaaataaaatgtttacaCCCAACAGCTTTTATCCTGCATATAATTACATTCCTCATccgaataataatattataaataatgcattttatttaagAAACCATGTAATTTTAAACAATTCTTTATATACATCCTCAGATACAACACGTGGTAGCATATATCATCAGTACAACATTGCTGTTGCATATCCTTACGGTGTTCCTTTCATCAATCTTAAAAGCGAAAAGAATAACAAGACCACATGGAGGTGGCAAGACGATAACAAAAACGTAGCGAAAGGGTACGAAGGGGTAACAAATTAA
- the IspF gene encoding 2C-methyl-D-erythritol 2,4-cyclodiphosphate synthase, putative, whose translation MNRSYIFFSRAYNYAALLMCCYYFFILTQSEGKEFIKKINNITRCSFLICRKNKVDIVAILQKTKTKTKTTFGVFSYDGIRIGQGYDIHQIKVHTEGEDELNIQNGGSTKNEFAAQHGGKDNSEFDAQHGVNCAHELAIHKEGYALKWVKKNTCEQNFKILTIGGVKIKNIFVRSHSDGDIIYHSIVDSILGALGSLDIGTLFPDKEQNYQNKNSASFLRYVRLLLHKKKYAIANIDVNVIAEIPKIYPIRHTIIKNISSLLQIDESQINIKGKTHEKLGVIGEKKAVECFANVLLIPKN comes from the exons ATGAAccgttcatatatttttttttcaagggCATATAACTATGCCGCGCTGCTTATGTGTTGTTactatttctttattttaacaCAATCAGAAggaaaagaatttataaaaaaaataaataatatcacGAGGTGCTCCTTTCTCATTTGtaggaaaaataaagttgATATAGTAgcaatattacaaaaaacaaaaacaaaaacaaaaacaaccTTTGGGGTATTTTCTTATGATGGTATAAGAATTGGTCAAGGATATGATATTCATCAAATTAAAGTACATACAGAAGGTGAGGATGAGTTGAATATTCAAAATGGGGGCAGTACTAAGAACGAATTTGCTGCTCAACACGGGGGAAAGGATAACAGCGAATTTGATGCTCAACATGGGGTTAATTGTGCACACGAGTTAGCTATTCATAAGGAGGGTTATGCTTTGAAGtgggttaaaaaaaatacgtgCGAGCagaatttcaaaatattaaccATAGGTggtgtaaaaataaaaaatattttcgttCGGTCTCATAGTGATGgagatataatatatcattcTATTGTAGATTCAATTTTAGGAGCCCTAGGTTCTTTGGATATAGGCACCTTATTTCCTGATAAAGAACaaaattatcaaaataaaaattctgcATCCTTTTTAAGATATGTAAGACTATtactacataaaaaaaaatacgcgATTGCAAATATAGACGTTAATGTTATAGCAGAAATTCCAAAAATATATCCCATCAGACatacaattataaaaaatatatcatccTTATTGCAAATTGATGAGTcccaaataaatataaaag GAAAAACCCACGAAAAGTTAGGCGTAATAGGAGAAAAGAAGGCAGTCGAATGTTTCGCCAACGTTTTATTAAttccaaaaaattaa